The following are encoded together in the Oreochromis niloticus isolate F11D_XX linkage group LG12, O_niloticus_UMD_NMBU, whole genome shotgun sequence genome:
- the disp3 gene encoding protein dispatched homolog 3, translated as MDVDDEPLLFHTSWGGGEEEEEEELEEDDGAAHAAEQSCSSGDAGVCGLWKVVGWVYTQPWASGAVLGAAVLLPCALFAYMLLYCPPLDIDLSYSAFEVHSHFSAERFDALAIAVKTQLGSWDRRRRDIDNMESEALRELLLEKLGRKGVFNKMDNEDTGSSAPQRDPLQASDHQKRGAAASRDERTAPHLGQGETGTHESINPGKEEEEARLGHGNSTFSLIRKRRFVPNYYLQSQALWRIELVFVAQGKGERNIFTPERLQTIHQVERLLMQHPQFHQFCWKPLELLRDLPLGPSYCSPPSSLLSYLYPSERGGKIYYDGMGPDLADIKGSLSLAITHPQFYWYVDESLSPEHLSSSLLRSEIHFGAPLPSYYSLQDRADEQRTRFKNFVVQYADILAKQSTSQVKVLYGGTELFDDEVRHTFHNDMMLAVVSGACITVLVYVLTSFSVFLTFFGLASIGLSCLMALFLYHVVFGVRYLGILNGVAAFVIIGIGVDDVFVFISTFRQASHLHQPQQRMIYTIKTAGRATFLTSFTTAAAYAANTFSQIPAVHDFGLFMALIVSCCWLWVSVLMPAALCIWTQFVEPREHAWLSCWKLFSGLSANHSPLSDEDDDVALLSVEMEPGFCDTDGDAAILSLSVETPLSPPGQRHVGVVSTNLQWALKHLVAEPVVERRKTVLGVFLLVLVFSAAFCCLLRPATHAPLLFRQDTNLQSLLALRSNLSGQGISCPMCSGVFMEKPHPLPTHAPSSAFLYSTHQQRPSRTTPAAAPSEVKQNSLANQTGPLVTVYVSKLDHGASTTIYRFSLNTSIPSPWKMCSTEREEVSSFQAFNQPHGNYTARMTVCVSHVYLPYDSWMITSGSCDPRHGWTPDFSFYVASSPQQHSRKLYFAQCRLRPHPSRVCVNPPGCGISSGPDGPSRGSFYTPFPSDPSSAAKTNPSKTFGFNPCSGGVCGHPAVRPLVDTGAMVFLVFGILGVNRTERRDNHVIGDMGSIILDPDFDIFQEMGHLCKICKAVSANTQLVKPGGAQCLPSGNKLSSILPLLHPECHSLPEPNLLPGQLSHGAVGMHGGKVRWLSMAFESTTYKGKSSFQTYSDFLQWENFIQEQLATLPQTSSLQRGFQTCEHWKQIFMEIIGVESALWSLLLSLAICVAAVSVFTAHPLLLLPVLVTILGVICLVVALMYWLGWEMGAVEAISLSILVGSSVDYCLHLVEGYLLAGETTPSMPSHNLEPQAERQRRTLEAVNHVGVAIVSSAVTTAISTVPLFFCVIVPFAKFGQIVAINTAVSILFTLTVTVATLACVAPARFSRHPGAVLKASLAVMAAASLGAALWWVGGQLGAMAWQSLAT; from the exons ATGGATGTGGATGATGAGCCGTTGCTGTTTCACACCAGCTGGGGTGgtggagaagaggaagaggaggaggagctggaggaagATGATGGAGCAGCACACGCCGCAGAGCAGAGCTGTTCTTCAGGGGATGCTGGGGTTTGTGGACTGTGGAAGGTAGTGGGGTGGGTTTACACGCAACCCTGGGCCAGTGGGGCGGTTTTAGGGGCAGCTGTCCTGCTGCCATGTGCCCTCTTTGCCTACATGCTGCTCTACTGCCCTCCTCTGGACATAGACCTCTCCTACAGTGCCTTTGAGGTTCACAGCCACTTCTCAGCTGAACGTTTTGACGCCCTCGCCATCGCCGTAAAGACTCAGCTGGGGTCGTGGGACAGACGCAGGCGAGACATAGATAACATGGAGTCTGAGGCGCTGCGAGAGCTTCTGCTGGAAAAGCTTGGCAGGAAGGGAGTGTTCAATAAGATGGATAATGAGGACACGGGGTCCTCCGCTCCTCAAAGGGACCCTTTACAAGCCAGCGATCATCAGAAGAGAGGAGCTGCAGCAAGCAGAGATGAAAGGACAGCGCCTCATCTGGGTCAGGGGGAAACGGGGACGCATGAAAGCATAAATCCaggaaaagaggaggaagaggcgaGATTAGGGCATGGAAATTCAACTTTTTCCCTCATTAGGAAGCGCAGATTTGTTCCCAATTATTACTTACAGAGCCAGGCTCTGTGGAGGATTGAGCTGGTGTTTGTGGCTCAAGGCAAAGGCGAGCGCAACATCTTCACTCCAGAGCGCCTGCAGACGATACACCAAGTTGAGCGGCTGCTCATGCAGCACCCACAGTTTCATCAGTTCTGCTGGAAGCCTCTGGAGTTACTGAGGGATCTGCCACTGGGGCCGTCCTACTGCTCCCCACCCAGCTCCCTCCTGTCATACCTCTACCCCAGTGAAAGAGGAGGCAAGATCTACTATGATGGCATGGGCCCAGACTTGGCTGATATTAAAG GTTCTCTGAGCCTGGCCATTACCCACCCGCAGTTTTACTGGTACGTGGATGAGAGTCTGTCCCCGGAGCATCTGTCCTCATCCCTGTTACGCAGTGAGATCCACTTCGGAGCTCCTCTGCCATCCTACTACTCCCTGCAGGACCGAGCAGATGAGCAGAGAACACGCTTCAAAAACTTTGTGGTCCAATATGCAGACATCCTGGCCAAGCAGTCTACCAG TCAGGTAAAGGTGCTATATGGGGGGACAGAGCTGTTTGATGACGAGGTGAGACACACCTTCCACAATGACATGATGCTGGCTGTGGTCAGCGGAGCCTGTATTACTGTGCTTGTCTACGTCCTTACCTCCTTTTCTG TCTTTTTGACTTTCTTTGGACTCGCTAGCATCGGACTGAGCTGCCTGATGGCTCTTTTCTTATACCACGTCGTGTTTGGCGTGAGGTACCTGGGCATTCTCAACGGAGTTGCAGCGTTTGTTATTATCGGTATCG GGGTggatgatgtgtttgtgttcatcagCACTTTCAGACAGGCTTCTCATTTGCATCAGCCGCAGCAGCGAATGATCTACACGATTAAAACAGCTGGCCGAGCGACATTTCTGACCTCCTTCACGACTGCGGCCGCTTATGCCGCTAACACCTTCTCTCAG ATCCCAGCCGTGCATGACTTCGGCCTATTCATGGCTCTCAtcgtcagctgctgctggctttgGGTGTCTGTCCTGATGCCAGCCGCCCTTTGTATCTGGACACAGTTTGTGGAGCCTCGTGAACATGCCTGGTTGAGCTG CTGGAAGCTGTTTTCGGGCCTGTCGGCGAACCACAGCCCTTTGTcagatgaggatgatgatgtggCTCTTCTGTCAGTGGAAATGGAGCCAG GCTTCTGCGACACAGACGGGGATGCGGCCATCCTGTCCCTGTCGGTCGAGACACCTCTGTCCCCTCCGGGGCAGCGGCACGTGGGTGTGGTGAGCACCAATCTCCAGTGGGCCTTGAAGCACTTAGTGGCTGAGCCGGTTGTGGAGCGACGGAAAACTGTTCTAG GTGTCTTTCTCTTGGTTCTGGTCTTCTCAGCTGCCTTCTGTTGTCTCCTGAGGCCGGCCACTCACGCTCCCCTTCTTTTCCGCCAAGATACAAACCTCCAGAGTCTGCTGGCTCTGCGGAGCAACCTCAGCGGCCAAGGCATCTCCTGTCCCATGTGCTCAG GTGTGTTCATGGAAAAACCCCACCCACTGCCCACCCACGCTCCCTCGTCTGCATTTTTGTATTCTACACATCAGCAGAGGCCGAGCAGGACAACTCCCGCTGCTGCTCCGAGTGAAGTGAAACAGAACTCACTCGCTAACCAAACAG GCCCTCTTGTGACAGTGTATGTATCAAAGTTAGACCACGGAGCCTCTACGACCATTTACCGCTTCTCCCTTAACACCAGCATCCCGTCCCCATGGAAGATGTGCAGCACAGAGCGTGAGGAGGTGTCATCATTCCAG GCTTTTAATCAGCCCCATGGCAATTACACCGCCAGAATGACAGTGTGTGTTTCCCACGTATACCTCCCGTACGACAGCTGGATGATCACGTCCGGCTCGTGTGATCCTCGTCATGGCTGGACGCCAGATTTTTCCTTTTATGTAGCATCATCTCCCCAGCAGCACAGCAG GAAGCTGTACTTTGCTCAGTGCCGCCTGAGACCTCATCCCAGCCGTGTGTGTGTCAACCCGCCAGGCTGTGGCATCAGCTCTGGGCCTGATGGACCTTCACGGGGAAGCTTTTATACGCCTTTTCCCAGCG ATCCCTCATCTGCTGCCAAAACGAATCCATCCAAAACGTTTGGCTTCAATCCTTGCAGCGGCGGTGTGTGTGGCCACCCGGCGGTGCGTCCTCTGGTTGACACCGGAGCCATGGTTTTCCTTGTGTTCGGGATCCTGGGAGTGAACCGAACCGAACGCAGGGACAACCACGTGATTGGAGATATG GGCAGCATTATACTGGATCCAGACTTTGATATTTTCCAGGAGATGGGGCATCTGTGCAAAATCTGCAAAGCTGTTAGTGCAAACACACAGCTCGTGAAGCCGGGAGGAGCACAGTGCTTGCCGTCAG GCAACAAGCTATCTTCCATTCTGCCTCTTCTTCATCCCGAGTGCCACTCTCTCCCTGAACCCAACCTGCTCCCAGGGCAGCTGTCCCATGGAGCGGTGGGAATGCATGGGGGGAAGGTCCGCTGGCTGTCCATGGCCTTCGAATCT ACCACATACAAGGGAAAATCCTCATTTCAGACGTATTCCGATTTCCTTCAGTGGGAGAACTTCATCCAGGAGCAGCTCGCAACTCTCCCGCAGACCTCTTCTCTGCAAAGAGGCTTTCAGACTTGTGAGCACTGGAAGCAGATCTTCATGGAAATCATAG GTGTGGAGAGTGCCCTCTGGAgtctgctgctgtctctggCCATCTGCGTGGcagctgtgtctgtgtttaccgcacatcctctgctgctgctgcctgtgCTCGTAACCATTCTCG GGGTGATCTGTCTGGTAGTGGCGCTCATGTATTGGCTGGGATGGGAGATGGGAGCAGTGGAGGCAATTTCTCTGTCAATACTTGTTGGATCCTCAGTGGATTACTGTCTACACCTGGTGGAGGGATACCTTCTGGCTGGGGAGACCACACCTTCTATGCCTTCTCATAACTTG GAGCCTCAGGCCGAGAGGCAGAGGCGGACTCTGGAGGCAGTGAACCATGTGGGTGTTGCCATAGTGTCCAGCGCTGTCACCACAGCGATCTCCACAGTCCCTCTCTTCTTTTGTGTCATTGTGCCTTTCGCCAAGTTCGGCCAGATTGTGGCCATTAACACGGCCGTCTCCATTTTGTTCACCCTGACCGTGACT